The following proteins are encoded in a genomic region of Arachis stenosperma cultivar V10309 chromosome 4, arast.V10309.gnm1.PFL2, whole genome shotgun sequence:
- the LOC130975656 gene encoding uncharacterized protein LOC130975656, with protein sequence MMSGSWSGDLPSQSIGSHESNSSMRRRRKMKDQTCFCGLKTTIKKSGTRENPDRLFHTCARYPKRSHCNFFRWVEEDGYVAGAKTDADLGRDYDEWRLNVSWRLGSLEGEVRAMKMLIMFLSVAVVVATVLCVSLLFTLISK encoded by the exons ATGATgagtggaagctggagtggtgACCTGCCGTCGCAGTCTATCGGTAGCCATGAGTCGAACTCTTCCATGCGACGGAGGAGGAAGATGAAGGACCAGACTTGCTTTTGTGGGTTGAAGACCACAATAAAAAAATCCGGCACAAGAGAGAATCCGGATAGGTTGTTCCACACTTGTGCCAGATACCCG AAGAGAAGTCACTGCAACTTCTTTAGGTGGGTTGAGGAAGATGGGTATGTAGCAGGGGCAAAAACTGATGCAGATCTTGGTAGGGACTATGATGAATGGAGACTGAATGTGTCATGGAGATTAGGTAGCTTGGAGGGTGAGGTTAGAGCAATGAAGATGCTGATAATGTTCCTGTCAGTTGCAGTGGTGGTGGCTACTGTCTTGTGTGTATCACTGTTGTTCACATTAATCTCCAAGTAA
- the LOC130975657 gene encoding uncharacterized protein LOC130975657, producing MLTSNPGSTVQVGVIPMPEGPPQFERFYVCLDACKKGFKAGCRPMIGLDGAFLKTLHGGQILTACAQDANNHIFVVAYAIVDVKNKDNWKWFLDLLQLDLGNYNDNKLCIISDMQKGLIPAVKEVMPMAQHRFCVWHLWQNFSKQWGITELKDLVWECARSRTRNEFERNMKRVKVINEQAWQYLEKWPKEVWTKAYFSEDPKNDNICNNACESFNAKIKHERTKPILTLAEEQSRLEAMTKLSSHWAPQWCGDEKEEFFEVHGWPTNMVVDLGKHTCTCRFWQLTRMPCMHAISAIQDKNSKRTEEYCHELLTMEATRSVGENILTCPCPTPPIKPKPGRPTKKRRKDKGEQPIGSSTKMKRKYNPIRCMFCGEVGHNKRSCAKKKKEDAEEQARQMQLQLALAKGPALPTDEPHTNNEVQSHSPPPPPVQPQPVVKVNQLGGTQPMQDTQLPVQDI from the exons atgCTTACAAGTAATCCTGGGTCTACAGTTCAAGTTGGTGTAATCCCGATGCCAGAGGGTCCTCCTCAATTTGAGAGGTTTTATGTGTGTCTTGATGCCTGTAAAAAAGGATTTAAGGCTGGGTGTAGACCGATGATTGGATTGGATGGGGCTTTTCTTAAGACCCTACACGGTGGACAAATATTGACGGCGTGTGCTCAGGATGCCAATAACCACATCTTTGTTGTTGCCTATGCAATTGTGGATGTGAAAAACAAGGACAACTGGAAATGGTTTCTGGACCTGTTGCAATTAGACCTTGGCAACTACAATGATAACAAGTTGTGCATCATTTCAGACATGCAGAAG GGACTAATTCCAGCAGTGAAGGAAGTCATGCCCATGGCCCAGCACAGATTTTGTGTGTGGCATCTGTGGcagaatttttcaaaacaatGGGGTATCACGGAGTTGAAAGACCTGGTCTGGGAGTGTGCTAGATCAAGGACACGTAATGAGTTCGAGAGGAACATGAAGAGAGTAAAGGTCATTAATGAGCAGGCTTGGCAGTATCTTGAAAAGTGGCCGAAGGAAGTTTGGACTAAGGCATACTTCAGTGAGGATCCCAAGAATGACAACATTTGCAACAATGCTTGCGAATCATTCAATGCTAAGATAAAGCATGAAAGGACCAAGCCGATTTTGACTTTGGCTGAAGAG CAAAGCAGACTAGAAGCCATGACAAAGTTATCTAGTCACTGGGCTCCCCAATGGTGCGGGGATGAAAAAGAGGAGTTTTTTGAAGTACATGGATGGCCCACAAACATGGTGGTCGACTTGGGAAAGCACACTTGCACCTGTCGGTTCTGGCAACTCACAA GGATGCCATGTATGCATGCAATTTCAGCAATTCAAGACAAAAATAGTAAGAGAACTGAGGAGTATTGCCATGAGTTGTTGACAATGGAGGC GACAAGATCTGTGGGAGAAAACATCCTCACCTGCCCCTGTCCCACCCCCCCAATCAAGCCAAAACCTGGGAGGCCtaccaagaagaggagaaaggaCAAGGGAGAGCAGCCAATTGGGTCAAGCACCAAGATGAAGAGGAAGTACAACCCAATTAGGTGCATGTTTTGTGGTGAAGTTGGACACAACAAGAGAAGCTGtgcaaagaagaaaaaggaggatgCTGAGGAACAAGCTAGGCAAATGCAACTACAGCTTGCCCTTGCTAAAGGGCCTGCTCTCCCTACAGATGAGCCACACACCAACAATGAAGTTCAATCACATTCTCCCCCTCCTCCCCCAGTCCAGCCACAACCTGTTGTGAAAGTCAACCAACTTGGAGGAACCCAACCAATGCAAGATACCCAACTGCCTGTTCAAGACATTTAG